The following nucleotide sequence is from Nocardioides eburneiflavus.
GCAGGCTGGTCAGCCGCACCACGTCGCCCCGGGCCCGGCTGGCCTCGAGCCGCGGCACCGGGTCGACGCCTTCGCGCTGGAGCGGGTAGCGCACGCCCGCCGGCACCCGGTGGGCAGACGCGACCGCGAGCCTGAGTGCGGTTCCGCGCAGCGACATGTCTCCAGTGCACGCCCGGGTACGGGACCCGGCCATCGGGCATCGCCCCGGTCCGTCCCCGGGGACACCCCCGGCCGGCCCCATCCCGTGGACGCAGACGGCAGGATGGGGCCATGGCCTACGACGCAGCCGACGACAGGTACGACGACTCCACCGGGATGCACTACCGGCAGACGGGGCGGAGCGGGCTCAGGCTCCCGGCGCTGTCACTGGGCCTCTGGCAGAACTTCGGGACCGACCGGCCCGAGGAGACGCAGCGGGCGATCCTGCGCCGCGCCTTCGACCGCGGTGTGACGCACTTCGACCTCGCCAACAACTACGGGCCGCCCTACGGCCGCGCGGAGGAGAACTTCGGCCGCTACCTGGCGGACGACTTCAAGCCCTACCGCGACGAGCTGGTCATCTCGACCAAGGCCGGCTACGACATGTGGCCGGGCCCCTACGGCCAGGGCGGCGGCTCGCGCAAGTACGTCCTGGCCTCCCTCGACCAGTCGCTGGGACGACTCGGCCTCGACTACGTCGACATCTTCTACAGCCACCGCTTCGACCCCGAGACGCCGATCGAGGAGACCATGACGGCCCTGGACGCGGCGGTTCGGTCGGGGCGCGCTCTCTATGTGGGGATCTCGTCCTACTCGCCGTCGAAGACCCGCGAGGCGGCCGAGGTCGCCCGCGACCTCGGCACGCCGCTGCTGATCCACCAGCCGTCCTACTCGATGCTCAACCGCTGGGTCGAGGGTGGGCTGCTCGACGAGCTCGAGCAGCAGGGGATGGGCTGCATCGCGTTCACCGCGCTCGCCCAGGGCCTGCTCACCGATCGCTACCTCGACGGCGTGCCCGAGGACTCCCGCGCTGCTCGAGACGGCTCCACGCTCACGGGTCTCGACGACGAGACCCTCGAGCGGGTCCGGGCGCTGAACGGGATCGCCGAGGCGCGCGGCCAGAAGCTCGCCCAGCTCGCCCTCCAGTGGGTGCTGCGGGACCGGCGTGTGACGAGCGCGGTCATCGGAGCATCGAGCGTGCAGCAGCTCGACACCAACCTCGACGCCCTCTCGGGGCCGCCGCTCACCGACGACGAGCTCGCCGAGATCGACCGTCACGCCGTGGAGTCCGGGGTCAACCTGTGGGCGAAGCAGACCGAGGAATGAGCGAGCGCCACGAGCGAGAGCGCTCCTGGACGCGGGCCGTGAAGCGAGCGCGCACATGAGTCCGGCGCAGCGGGTGGTCGTCGTCGGTGCCGACGCGGCCGGGATGTCCGCGGCGCACCAGGCGCTGCGCACGGCACGGCGTACGGGGCGCGAGCTGGCGATCACGGTGCTCGACCGCGGCACCCACACGTCCTACAGCGCCTGCGGCCTCCCCTACTGGATGGCGGGCGACGTCGACGGCGGCGACGACCTCGTGGCGCGCACGGCCGAGGAGCACCGGGAGTCCGGGATCGACCTGCGGCTCGGGGTCGAGGTGGTCGCGGCTGACCTGTCCGGGCGTACGGTCACGACCGCAGACGGCGAGGCGGTCGGCTTCGACGAGCTCGTCGTCGCGACGGGTGCCCCCGCCGTGGTGCCCGACTGGGCGCTGCGACCGGACGGAGCGGCGTACGCGGGGGTCGGGGTGGTGAAGACGCTGGACGACGGTGCCGCCTGGGTCGAGAGGTTCGCCGAGACCGGCGACGGCGCCCACGTCGTGGTGGTGGGCGCGGGCTACGTCGGGGTCGAGGTCGCGGAGGCCGCCCTGCGCCAGGGGTTCGGCGTCACCGTCCTCACCCGCACGCGCGGCATGGGGATGCTCGAGGACGAGATGTCCGACCGGGTCAACGAGGCGCTTGTCGACGCCGGCGTCGAGCTCGTGCTGGGCGCCGAGGTCACGGGGCTCGACCTCGACGACGACCGGGTGACGGGCGTGCACTGGGACGGCGGCAGCCGCGAGGCGGACCTCGTGGTCGTGGCGATCGGCGTGCGTCCGGCGACGGACTTCCTGCGTGGGACCGGGCTGCCGCTGACCGAGGACGGCGCGCTGCGGCCGGATCCGCACGGCCGCGTGGCCGATCATGTCTGGGCTGCCGGTGACTGCTGCGAGGTGCGG
It contains:
- the mgrA gene encoding L-glyceraldehyde 3-phosphate reductase, with amino-acid sequence MAYDAADDRYDDSTGMHYRQTGRSGLRLPALSLGLWQNFGTDRPEETQRAILRRAFDRGVTHFDLANNYGPPYGRAEENFGRYLADDFKPYRDELVISTKAGYDMWPGPYGQGGGSRKYVLASLDQSLGRLGLDYVDIFYSHRFDPETPIEETMTALDAAVRSGRALYVGISSYSPSKTREAAEVARDLGTPLLIHQPSYSMLNRWVEGGLLDELEQQGMGCIAFTALAQGLLTDRYLDGVPEDSRAARDGSTLTGLDDETLERVRALNGIAEARGQKLAQLALQWVLRDRRVTSAVIGASSVQQLDTNLDALSGPPLTDDELAEIDRHAVESGVNLWAKQTEE
- a CDS encoding FAD-dependent oxidoreductase translates to MSPAQRVVVVGADAAGMSAAHQALRTARRTGRELAITVLDRGTHTSYSACGLPYWMAGDVDGGDDLVARTAEEHRESGIDLRLGVEVVAADLSGRTVTTADGEAVGFDELVVATGAPAVVPDWALRPDGAAYAGVGVVKTLDDGAAWVERFAETGDGAHVVVVGAGYVGVEVAEAALRQGFGVTVLTRTRGMGMLEDEMSDRVNEALVDAGVELVLGAEVTGLDLDDDRVTGVHWDGGSREADLVVVAIGVRPATDFLRGTGLPLTEDGALRPDPHGRVADHVWAAGDCCEVRRRIDDAWVFRPLGTHANKHGRALGDSLAGGSLAFEGMTDTSITRFAACGQHVEIARTGLSRADAEGAGLDPVALVTEGSTASGYMPEADPVAIWVLADRASRRLLGVQVVGGRGAGKRIDAAAAVLWHGGTIDDLAWMDLAYAPPFATAWDVLQVAARRVAERL